The window GTCGATTAAGAATTACCACATCAACTCGACTCAAAATATTTAGCAGTCGCTTTGGCTTAGAGAGTTCCAGGGGTCCAGGGTTTACTGCCACTCGAACATCATGAGCCTCGGCCCACTTTACCAAGCGATTTAATACCGTTAGATCACCACCAAGTGATGTAATATAGAGCCATTTTGTAGATATTTTCGTTAAATCAAAATCTTTCGTTCGATATTCATAACCGGCTCCGCGATGGACAAACGTGGTGTCTTCTCCATTGGGGCCCTTTAGTATCAGTGATAAGCCAGTCTGATGACCCTTATCTTGAACTAGCAAAGAAGTAATACGTTCTTTTGCAAGGCTAGCACTAATTTCTTGACCCGACCCATCAACACCAACCTTTGCCATGCACGCCACCTTTAAACCAGTCCGGGCAAATGTAACGGCAGAGTTTGGGGCACCACCACCAATATCTGTTGCAATATCCGGCAAATCAATCTTAGTATTTGCCGGTATCACAATTACCGGTTCACCATCTGAATTAAAGGCTGCAAAATCTTTAGAAATTAGATAAGTATCACGAGTGGCCGTACCAACCACAACTACATCAAACTTCTTCACTTTTTATTCTTTCGCTTGAGTACCTGCTTGGCAGACTTTTCTATAAATGGTGCTGTTAGTCGATAATGCTCCCATAGTTCAGCTACCGTACCAGATTGGCCAAAGCAATCATGTATGCCAATCTGCTCCAATGGAGCTGGATATTCTCCGCTTAATAGTTCCGCTACAGCTCCTCCCAAACCACCAGCAATTTGCGCTTCTTCAATCGTCACAACAGCCTGTGTTTTTTTAACACTAGCTAGTATCGTTTCGGTATCCAGTGGCTTAATAGTTGGACAATTAATGACCGTTGCCTGAATGCCAGCCTTAGTTAATAATTCAGCCGCCTTTAGAGTCTCATAAGTTAGCGGACCAGCAACAATCAAAGTAACATCTTCACCTTCTCGCCAAACATAGGCCTTGCCTAGCTGAAAGGGTGAGTCCAGAGTAGTAACAGTTGGGCTCTTTTCACGCGCCAAGCGCAGGTACCCCGGCTTACGAGCATGCGCCAGGGCCAACGTAGCCTTACGCGCCTCGTGTTCATCGCATGGAACCACCACTTGCATATTAGGTAAAGCTCGCATAATCGCAATATCTTCTAGCATCTGGTGCGTGCCACCATCTGGACCAACCGATACCCCAGCATGCGATCCAACTACAATAACGGGCTGTTCATTCATGCAGATTGCCACCCGAATTTGATCGAAATTTCGGCCCGGTGAAAAGGCAGCATAAGAACTAACAAAGGGTGTTTTACCGACAGCTGCAAGACCAGCCCCAACAGCAGCCATATTCTGTTCAGTAATACCGACCTCTACAAATCGTTCTGGATATTTTTTCATAAATGACTCCATTTGGGTCGACTCAGTTAGATCAGCACACAGAGCAACCACCCGCTCATCCTGATCGCCAGCCAACACCAGCCCCTCACCAAAACCTTTACGATTTGGTGCATGCTCTAGCATCTCAGTAAAGAGTTGCTGTGATAAATGATCGCTATATTTACTCATGCTCACTCCGTATCTTACCGCGTAAAGTTCTTAGCTCCTTTAACGCAACTTTAGCTTGCTCAGCTTGTGGCGGATCTCCAGCTACATCCTTTAGGCCAGGCGGTATGCCATGCCAGATTGGCTCATTTTCCATATAATCTACCCCTTTACCAGGAATGGTATGGGCAATAATAACTGTTGGTCGCTCAAAAATTGCTTGAGCGTGTTCACAAGCTCCAACAATTTCAGCAATATTATGACCATCAATCTCTAAAACATGCCAGCCAAATGCCTGCCACTTCATCGCCAGTGGCTCCAGAGGCATAACATCTTCGGTAAAACCATCGATCTGAATATTATTACGATCCACAATAACTGTTAAATTATTTAGCTTCTTAGCCGACGCAAACAAAGCTGCTTCCCAAATAATACCTTCGTTTAGCTCACCATCACCAGTTAAACAATAAACTCTCTGTTTTGCGTCGTTCATCTTAAAGCCCAAAGCCATACCAGCAGCCTGCGGTAAACCAATCCCCAATGGTCCGGAGGTATTTTCTACGCCCGGCAAACAAATCCGCTCTGGGTGACCTTGCAGGCGTGTACCAAACTTACGTAATGTTTTTAATTCGGACTTCGGGAAATAACCAACTTCCGCCATCGTGGCATACAAAACGGGGGCAATATGTCCATTCGACAGCACTACTCGATCGCGCTCCGGCCAATCGGGGTGCTTTGGATCGTACTGTACCACTTCATAAAATAGAGCCGTGAACACATCGGC is drawn from bacterium and contains these coding sequences:
- a CDS encoding carbohydrate kinase family protein is translated as MKKFDVVVVGTATRDTYLISKDFAAFNSDGEPVIVIPANTKIDLPDIATDIGGGAPNSAVTFARTGLKVACMAKVGVDGSGQEISASLAKERITSLLVQDKGHQTGLSLILKGPNGEDTTFVHRGAGYEYRTKDFDLTKISTKWLYITSLGGDLTVLNRLVKWAEAHDVRVAVNPGPLELSKPKRLLNILSRVDVVILNRREATTLFGAEVIDGMLIVARSEGLHTVVITDSENGATILDGSYVYTAGLYKKVAVVDRSGAGYAYGSGLIASIIQGKTMQQAISFASANATSVISYLGTRIGILSNTEVDIMKIDISVFDKGGE
- a CDS encoding transketolase family protein encodes the protein MSKYSDHLSQQLFTEMLEHAPNRKGFGEGLVLAGDQDERVVALCADLTESTQMESFMKKYPERFVEVGITEQNMAAVGAGLAAVGKTPFVSSYAAFSPGRNFDQIRVAICMNEQPVIVVGSHAGVSVGPDGGTHQMLEDIAIMRALPNMQVVVPCDEHEARKATLALAHARKPGYLRLAREKSPTVTTLDSPFQLGKAYVWREGEDVTLIVAGPLTYETLKAAELLTKAGIQATVINCPTIKPLDTETILASVKKTQAVVTIEEAQIAGGLGGAVAELLSGEYPAPLEQIGIHDCFGQSGTVAELWEHYRLTAPFIEKSAKQVLKRKNKK
- a CDS encoding transketolase, which codes for MKNSVKALELKANTIRQEIIAMLVEAGSGHSAGPLGMADVFTALFYEVVQYDPKHPDWPERDRVVLSNGHIAPVLYATMAEVGYFPKSELKTLRKFGTRLQGHPERICLPGVENTSGPLGIGLPQAAGMALGFKMNDAKQRVYCLTGDGELNEGIIWEAALFASAKKLNNLTVIVDRNNIQIDGFTEDVMPLEPLAMKWQAFGWHVLEIDGHNIAEIVGACEHAQAIFERPTVIIAHTIPGKGVDYMENEPIWHGIPPGLKDVAGDPPQAEQAKVALKELRTLRGKIRSEHE